A stretch of the Mobula hypostoma chromosome 19, sMobHyp1.1, whole genome shotgun sequence genome encodes the following:
- the LOC134358984 gene encoding zinc finger protein 518A, with the protein MCSCSPTIQSDKKFCTLMKHRLIDTNTKSCRNKLSMPTRKLSQKDKGIIAQRLAQVSFAPSLTLNKRLNKQLWQELKFKLENAKVVLTRLDVEKISSDFHGSQSKISLHRCQTARKSFRKGTKAQVDCQVNSFNDVSGNSSLGESSKPEETAKAVKILRFNCGKCNDGTEYNPKQLLKHYQEFHATDLPVYPCELCDFTANDFQTLSQHRLKHRTPLLKCEVCRDGKMYTLQELTKHLNWKHGVNGNFRCEKCRFSTKDQGTFIQHIHRHDVIQYKCGKCEHVSYTKGEFQRHLVVHTGSFPFCCQYCNYGATRKDYIIKHINAVHKGLAEGGNSKPQVEQCQKGKVKNSLGLKLVLKRYKSGVTRKVQWKRKKQVQHLLTAKDNAKKSGATKELSHPVPQSLPDLDPCLSEAIISSKDNDVKKDEIWGPKPVALTSLPLKRTEAAASNQISRKILPSKTCRVILKNNKLSVPPNYSVHFMGLKVVNGRQHLLIKLRPTKNQTLNASNSQTEANSDNLLHLPKDAGNSNVGLSDTNASGADTHCIRLSDFFTSQPRTFLVKDLSMESKLETSVSQTVSHVVPTIINSKFTQVKTEPLIAGMNSAQTGNLLLPSSSVHLAETAVNKDMPETQVMQKIPALEKASVPSNCSSPTFVTSANIQTDSKSLQCLYDEQMSKGKELDCDTSLRFKRGTHLPLIHNYAKVDISDSKQSGVSVQDDTKSLSSEIVQESNPGQPHKVAAGIASTDISPSSELCISTPSQSDAFQKSSVQGLNEFNSPILLQMLKPSEVVNGTSESIFVTSKDSQVIMSDVEYTGSHSNSSFFFTSAELGSETLSFKHDETCDNIVIENSIDSRTTAIKDDIALEQTSSCPINVKDSNRGNHESCLLNLNNMPHTKTGKCESEALKRDCGKEFGNDCEILIVRNYSAVQKKCELGNNNSNWSSSTEWTTCSEGNGNFESTEEARSMSADCASSQRVLDFCGSNSLSNVSVEKMDCHIEDNISHNVSAEDTLEEQASECVRSKSPIMPRITSVFSLQSGDGMSCLAPEENQMLLDALKAPSLLGVESPCIESQCPKSSCLEEQNSTRNAEIKSDVHNYSLTNNTLPMQLYSVDDESNSSVVNSECIEERNMPLNVSPPVSRSCMQPNVEKLNTVLKTHSDEIINQQLIKDGIRTSAYGNSNSVKAPVTLLGPLQLAGISKPVLVQPSQKGSAVPLHLAKQSRLQMVSRGAVSQTKVVTRNSTNLTDKGPGLILTFSNGTLGAVASIVCGSNPIPDSGNSCVQGQIPVSDSVQQNTCSLTSDSRIVDMETASKDPLYKGLVSAVFDHHSYARLADPNNNHGTENGSVNMNGQGQNLISGSSVSSNLVSAVLRQGTILEDVNIERDKNTEHVSSQKTVLFQCLMQKKTAGVNSEDNVANAGSASEENGPHQKKILLRFVKSSNGESAMKDNQSQKNSLSLHDGAVGNLITPLQQSGQAVMLTSGSQCILLPVNKPVSSSTANLSVPLQISSRPSLKLPVTPIARGSSVRFIEKRNTNKGTSLTPQRSTARSTSIWDNEKSDELWEPRKSCNEKLVCRYSKRLKRKLENSEKSSKAITSSFSEFEETEEIELSKSLEFSNINGSGGTVQTLRLVPFDHGQLVKCPRRNQPVIVLNHPDADVPEVNNVMKTIKKCKGNVLKVVLSKRTIGALLHSYNGNEATANGFLINQCKKVKPVSPVKERYVLKLKLKKTSKNNYQIVKTVSNKAIEARFSCWFCGRIFDNQEEWVGHGQRHLMEATRDWNTLV; encoded by the coding sequence ATGTGTTCATGTTCCCCAACTATTCAGTCTGACAAGAAATTTTGTACACTAATGAAGCACCGACTCATTGATACAAATACTAAGAGTTGTAGAAATAAATTAAGTATGCCAACAAGGAAGCTTTCACAGAAAGACAAAGGAATTATAGCGCAAAGACTTGCACAAGTTTCATTTGCGCCTTCACTAACCTTGAATAAACGTTTGAACAAGCAGCTTTGGCAGGAGTTGAAATTCAAACTTGAAAATGCAAAAGTTGTTTTGACAAGgttagatgtggaaaagatatcTTCAGATTTCCATGGGAGTCAAAGTAAAATATCACTGCATAGATGCCAGACTGCAAGAAAATCTTTCAGGAAAGGCACTAAAGCTCAAGTGGATTGTCAAGTTAATTCTTTTAATGATGTTTCTGGTAACAGTTCGTTGGGTGAGTCATCTAAACCCGAGGAGACAGCAAAAGCTGTAAAAATTCTGCGTTTCAACTGTGGGAAATGTAACGATGGTACTGAATACAACCCAAAGCAATTATTAAAACATTATCAGGAATTTCATGCTACAGATTTGCCTGTATATCCCTGTGAACTGTGCGATTTTACTGCAAATGATTTCCAGACACTaagccaacacagactgaagcatcGTACCCCTCTTCTGAAATGTGAAGTTTGCCGTGATGGTAAAATGTATACTTTGCAAGAGTTGACAAAGCATTTAAATTGGAAACATGGTGTAAATGGCAATTTTCGTTGTGAAAAGTGCAGGTTTTCTACAAAAGATCAGGGCACGTTTATTCAGCATATCCATAGACATGATGTGATCCAGTACAAATGTGGCAAATGTGAACATGTGAGTTACACAAAAGGTGAGTTTCAAAGACATCTTGTTGTACATACGGGAtcttttcctttctgttgccagTACTGTAACTATGGGGCAACACGGAAGGACTATATTATAAAGCACATTAATGCTGTCCATAAGGGCCTGGCTGAAGGTGGCAACTCCAAACCACAAGTGGAGCAGTGTCAAAAAGGAAAAGTGAAGAATTCACTGGGTCTGAAACTTGTCCTGAAAAGGTACAAAAGTGGGGTGACTCGGAAAGTGCAATGGAAGAGGAAAAAGCAAGTTCAACATTTGTTAACTGCAAAGGATAATGCTAAGAAATCTGGTGCAACAAAGGAGCTCAGTCACCCAGTACCACAATCTCTTCCAGACTTAGATCCATGTCTGAGTGAAGCAATAATTAGTTCAAAAGATAATGATGTTAAGAAAGATGAAATCTGGGGACCGAAGCCAGTAGCTCTAACTAGTCTTCCACTAAAGAGAACAGAAGCAGCTGCCTCTAATCAAATATCTAGAAAGATATTGCCATCTAAGACTTGTAGAGTGATATTAAAGAACAATAAATTGTCTGTGCCACCTAATTACAGTGTTCATTTTATGGGTTTAAAAGTAGTAAATGGCAGACAGCATTTATTAATTAAGCTAAGACCCACAAAAAACCAAACATTAAATGCTTCAAATTCTCAAACCGAAGCCAACAGTGACAATTTGTTACATTTGCCTAAGGATGCAGGAAATTCAAATGTTGGTTTATCTGATACAAATGCTTCTGGTGCAGATACGCACTGTATTAGATTATCAGATTTCTTCACCAGTCAACCTCGCACATTCTTGGTAAAAGACCTTTCTATGGAATCAAAATTGGAGACATCTGTATCACAGACGGTGTCTCATGTAGTACCTACCATTATAAATAGTAAATTTACTCAGGTTAAGACAGAGCCATTGATTGCAGGAATGAATTCAGCACAAACAGGCAATCTGTTATTGCCATCATCTTCAGTGCATCTGGCTGAGACTGCAGTAAATAAGGACATGCCAGAGACTCAAGTTATGCAAAAAATCCCAGCTCTGGAAAAAGCTTCAGTTCCAAGTAATTGTTCATCTCCGACATTTGTAACTTCAGCCAACATCCAGACTGATTCAAAATCTTTGCAGTGCTTGTATGATGAGCAGATGTCCAAGGGAAAAGAGTTAGATTGTGATACTTCCTTACGATTCAAAAGAGGTACCCATTTGCCTTTAATTCACAATTATGCTAAGGTGGATATTTCTGATTCAAAACAATCTGGTGTTTCAGTACAGGATGATACAAAATCACTGTCATCAGAAATCGTTCAAGAATCAAACCCTGGGCAGCCACAcaaggtagcagctggaatagcttCAACTGATATTTCACCTTCGAGTGAATTGTGTATCAGTACTCCTTCACAGTCAGATGCGTTCCAAAAATCAAGTGTTCAGGGTTTGAATGAATTTAATTCACCTATACTTCTCCAGATGCTGAAACCTTCTGAAGTTGTTAATGGAACTTCAGAGAGCATATTTGTGACATCAAAAGATAGTCAGGTGATAATGTCAGATGTAGAATATACAGGTTCTCATTCAAATTCTAGTTTCTTTTTTACCTCTGCTGAACTGGGATCTGAAACTCTAAGCTTTAAACATGATGAGACCTGTGATAATATTGTGATTGAAAACTCGATTGATTCTAGGACTACAGCAATAAAAGATGACATTGCTTTGGAACAAACCAGTTCCTGTCCAATTAATGTAAAAGATTCAAATAGAGGTAATCATGAATCTTGTTTGCTCAATTTGAATAACATGCCTCATACAAAGACAGGCAAATGTGAGTCTGAAGCATTAAAGAGGGATTGTGGAAAAGAATTTGGAAATGATTGTGAAATACTAATTGTGAGAAATTATTCAGCAGTGCAGAAAAAATGTGAACTTGGGAACAATAACAGTAATTGGTCCTCTTCAACAGAATGGACAACTTGTTCTGAAGGAAATGGTAATTTTGAAAGTACTGAAGAAGCCAGATCAATGTCTGCTGATTGTGCAAGTTCACAAagagttctggatttctgtggatCAAATAGCCTGAGTAATGTGAGTGTAGAGAAGATGGACTGTCACATCGAAGATAACATCAGTCATAATGTTTCTGCAGAAGATACTTTGGAAGAACAAGCTAGTGAATGTGTTCGCAGTAAATCACCAATAATGCCTAGAATCACATCTGTGTTCTCACTACAGAGTGGGGATGGAATGAGTTGCTTGGCTCCTGAGGAAAATCAAATGTTACTTGATGCATTGAAGGCCCCTTCTTTACTTGGTGTTGAATCTCCttgcattgaatcacagtgtccAAAAAGTAGTTGTCTAGAGGAACAAAATAGTACACGTAATGCAGAAATCAAATCTGATGTGCATAATTATTCTCTTACAAATAACACTTTGCCCATGCAGTTGTACTCTGTAGATGATGAAAGTAATAGTTCTGTTGTAAACAGTGAATGTATTGAAGAGAGAAATATGCCGTTGAATGTGTCTCCACCTGTATCCAGAAGTTGCATGCAGCCAAATGTTGAAAAGTTGAACACAGTGTTAAAGACTCATTCTGATGAAATAATCAATCAACAGTTAATAAAAGATGGAATTCGCACTAGTGCATATGGGAATAGTAACTCTGTTAAGGCACCTGTGACACTTCTGGGCCCACTCCAACTTGCTGGTATCTCTAAGCCTGTTTTAGTTCAACCATCACAGAAAGGTTCCGCAGTCCCTTTACATTTGGCAAAACAATCCAGACTACAAATGGTATCCAGGGGTGCAGTTTCACAAACAAAAGTTGTGACTCGAAATTCTACTAACCTAACAGATAAGGGGCCTGGTTTGATACTTACATTTAGTAATGGAACACTTGGTGCAGTCGCTAGCATTGTTTGTGGGAGCAATCCTATACCGGATAGTGGAAATAGTTGTGTACAAGGGCAAATCCCAGTCTCTGACAGTGTCCAACAAAATACATGTTCATTAACTAGTGATTCCAGAATAGTTGATATGGAGACTGCTTCCAAAGACCCTTTGTATAAAGGTCTTGTTTCTGCAGTGTTTGATCATCATTCTTATGCAAGACTTGCTGATCCTAATAACAACCATGGAACAGAAAATGGTTCAGTAAATATGAATGGTCAAGGTCAAAATTTGATCAGTGGATCCTCTGTATCAAGTAATTTGGTGTCAGCTGTATTGAGACAAGGCACTATATTGGAAGATGTGAATATAGAAAGAGATAAAAATACAGAGCATGTATCAAGCCAGAAAACTGTTTTGTTTCAGTGCCTTATGCAGAAGAAAACTGCTGGAGTCAACAGTGAAGATAATGTGGCAAATGCTGGTTCAGCATCTGAAGAAAATGGGCCTCATCAAAAGAAAATTTTGTTGAGATTTGTTAAAAGTTCTAACGGAGAGTCGGCCATGAAGGACAACCAGTCACAAAAAAATTCATTGTCGCTCCATGATGGTGCTGTAGGTAACTTAATTACACCTTTACAGCAATCTGGTCAGGCTGTGATGTTGACTAGTGGCTCTCAATGTATCCTGCTACCGGTCAATAAACCTGTATCCTCAAGTACAGCAAACCTTAGCGTCCCACTCCAAATCAGTTCTCGGCCTTCTCTTAAACTTCCTGTTACACCAATTGCCAGAGGTTCATCAGTTCGCTTTATTGAGAAAAGAAATACAAATAAAGGCACTTCTCTCACTCCACAGAGATCTACAGCCAGATCAACCAGCATATGGGATAATGAGAAATCAGATGAACTGTGGGAACCACGGAAGTCATGTAACGAGAAGCTTGTATGTCGGTACAGCAAAAGACTGAAACGAAAGTTAGAAAATTCTGAAAAATCATCAAAAGCAATAACCAGTAGCTTTAGTGAATTTGAAGAAACTGAAGAGATAGAATTAAGTAAGTCTCTTGAATTTAGTAACATAAATGGCTCTGGTGGAACTGTGCAAACCCTAAGACTTGTACCTTTTGATCATGGTCAGCTTGTTAAATGTCCAAGAAGAAACCAACCTGTGATAGTACTTAATCACCCAGATGCAGATGTTCCTGAAGTAAATAATGTCATGAAGACCATTAAGAAGTGTAAAGGGAATGTTCTCAAGGTAGTTTTATCAAAAAGAACCATTGGTGCTTTGTTGCATTCTTATAACGGTAATGAAGCAACTGCAAATGGTTTCCTTATCAACCAGTGCAAAAAGGTGAAACCAGTGAGCCCTGTGAAAGAAAGGTATGTACTGAAGTTAAAGCTAAAAAAGACTAGTAAGAATAACTACCAGATTGTGAAAACAGTTTCAAATAAAGCCATTGAAGCTAGATTCAGTTGCTGGTTTTGTGGTAGGATATTTGATAATCAGGAAGAATGGGTGGGCCATGGTCAACGACATTTAATGGAGGCAACAAGGGACTGGAATACCTTGGTTTGA